A region of the Roseiflexus sp. RS-1 genome:
GCGTGCCTGGAATGACGGTATGGGCATAGTGCATACGACGCTCCCGTTGCGTGCTACTCACGCCGTTGCTGTAATCGTCGTCAGCGGCACGTCAGTCGTCAGGGGCAGATCGATGCGACCGCGACGTCGGCTCGACTCATACGTTGCGAAGATTAACTCTGTTGCCTGCAATGCGCGCCGCGCCGATACTTCCGGCTCGCGCCCGCTCTTCAGCGCATCGATGAGATCCAGGATCGCGCGCGTATGACAGGCTTCGTCGTGCAACCCTTCACCCACGTCGATGTTCTGCCATCCTGATGCGCTGCGATTCCAGAGGCGCAACGGTGTATCGTTGCTCTGCCCGATCTCGATCAGTCCCTCATCGCCGTACAACCGGATGATGAGTGGAGGAATGGCACTGTCGCCTGTCAGCAGCATGCCGGTGACCCCGTTGCGAAAGCGGAATTGGCTGATCCCCTGACTCTCGACGGTCACACCAAAAATGGTTTGCGGTTTGCGCGTATCGATCTGACCAATGACCCATTCGACCGGAGTTTCATCATTGAAGAAGAACAGCATATCGAACCAGTGCGTTCCCCAGTCGAACAGATTGTCGCACGTCGCTTCCATACGCTGCAATGTGCCGATCGCACCGGCGCGCAGCAGATCGCGCGCTGCCCGAAATGGCGCGCCAAAACGTCGCTGGTGGTTGAAGGTCAACTGTGTGCCGCTGGCTTCGCATACCGCGACCATCCGCTTTGCTTCGTCGAACGATGGCGCCATTGGTTTTTCGCAGTGAACGGCGCGCACGCCAGCTTCTGCGCAGGCAATGACCATTTCGGCATGGAGGTGGGGCCAGGTGCAGATGCTGACAATATCGAGACGTTCCTTTGCCAGCATCTCACGGTAGTTCTGATACACAGCATCGCCGCCGTGTTGCTCCTGAAACGACCGTGCATGATCGAGGTTCAGGTCCGCCAGGGCTACCAGGTGCGCATCAGGAGCGGCGCGATACCCTCGCGCGTGCATATGCGCCATGCCGAACCCGGTTGCGCCAGCGGAACGCCAGGGTTTACCGGTGCCGATAATACCAACCCGATACATTGTTGTGGTGCTCCCCTGATCTCAAGAATTGCGAGGTCGGCGACGGCGACGCTGCCGCTGCGACGTGGATGATTGCGATGCAGTGTCTGGCGCGGATGGCGTCCTCTCGTCGGTGCGCGTCCCGGAATCGTGATGATGCCCGGCGGATTTCTTTGGTGATGGCGGAGCAGCCGAACGCTTCGATGGTTGGGGAACCATGGGCAGATCGTCGGACAGCATATCGAGGTCTTCCTCTTCGAGCAGTTCGAGCGGCGGATCACCGGCGCCTTCTTCGAGCCAGGCCAGCGCCTCGAGCACGTCTGGATTATCGATCGAGTCGCGCAACAGCCGCTTTTCGCCCCGCCGTTCCTGTTCAGCGCGACGTTCTGAGCGGTTCAATCTGGCAGCTGGCGTGATCCCCTCGGCATTGCGACTGCGCGCAATCTCGCCGACCTGACGGATAGCTTCCTGAATCTGCGTCGGTGAAAATTCTTCCTGCATCCCGGTGCTGGCAAGCGCAACGATCACCGTCTCACGCAGCACATTGACCCCCACTACCTCACCCGGTCCGTCCGGCGTCTGCACCCATGTGCCTTTGCGCGGCATCCGGCTCTTGACGCTCACGTACTGATCATGTTCGTAGGAAAGGCAGCAGAGCAGGCGTCCACACACTCCGCTGATCTTCGTCGGGTTCAGCGGGAGGTCCTGATCCTTCGCCATTTTAATCGACACGCGCGCGTAGTCGGGAAGGAATGTGGCGCAGCAGAGCAGGCGACCGCATGGACCGATGCCGCCCAGGAGTTTTGCCTCGTCGCGCGGACCGATCTGGCGGAGTTCGATGCGGGTGCGAAACGCGCGCGCCAGATCGCGCACCAGGGCGCGGAAATCGACGCGTTTTTCAGCGGTGAAGTAGAAGGTCAATCGCGAGCCGTCGAACGAATACTCGGCTTTGACCAGGCGCATCGGCAGTCCGTGTTCCTGGATTTTTTCGGCGCAGCGGGCGAGCAATTCGTC
Encoded here:
- a CDS encoding Gfo/Idh/MocA family protein — protein: MYRVGIIGTGKPWRSAGATGFGMAHMHARGYRAAPDAHLVALADLNLDHARSFQEQHGGDAVYQNYREMLAKERLDIVSICTWPHLHAEMVIACAEAGVRAVHCEKPMAPSFDEAKRMVAVCEASGTQLTFNHQRRFGAPFRAARDLLRAGAIGTLQRMEATCDNLFDWGTHWFDMLFFFNDETPVEWVIGQIDTRKPQTIFGVTVESQGISQFRFRNGVTGMLLTGDSAIPPLIIRLYGDEGLIEIGQSNDTPLRLWNRSASGWQNIDVGEGLHDEACHTRAILDLIDALKSGREPEVSARRALQATELIFATYESSRRRGRIDLPLTTDVPLTTITATA
- a CDS encoding PSP1 domain-containing protein, whose product is MPVVVGIRFKDSGKTYYFDPNGIEALSQGDHVIVETVRGPELAKVAYPPRLVDPEEIVGELKPVLRRAEPIDFERLRQLNSHQDELLARCAEKIQEHGLPMRLVKAEYSFDGSRLTFYFTAEKRVDFRALVRDLARAFRTRIELRQIGPRDEAKLLGGIGPCGRLLCCATFLPDYARVSIKMAKDQDLPLNPTKISGVCGRLLCCLSYEHDQYVSVKSRMPRKGTWVQTPDGPGEVVGVNVLRETVIVALASTGMQEEFSPTQIQEAIRQVGEIARSRNAEGITPAARLNRSERRAEQERRGEKRLLRDSIDNPDVLEALAWLEEGAGDPPLELLEEEDLDMLSDDLPMVPQPSKRSAAPPSPKKSAGHHHDSGTRTDERTPSAPDTASQSSTSQRQRRRRRPRNS